GAGCTGCGGTTTCGCAATCGCCGGTGGGACAAGGCCGTGGGTCTCGGCGACCTCACCGATGCGCAATGGCTGGCGCATTTCGGGCGGTTCGAGCCATTGCCCGGCAATCTCGAACAGCCGCTGGCGCTGCGTTACCACGGGCACCAGTTCCGCGTGTATAACCCGGACCTGGGCGACGGACGCGGGTTCCTGTTCGCCCAGCTGCGCGACGTCGATGACCGGCTGCTCGATCTGGGCACAAAGGGCAGCGGCACGACGCCGTGGAGCCGCACCGCCGACGGGCGCCTGACGCTGAAAGGTGGCGTGCGCGAAATCCTGGCGACCGAGATGCTCGAGGCCCTGGGCGTCAACACTTCCAGGACGTTCTCCATCGTCGAAACGGGTGAAGACCTGGTGCGCGGCGACGAGCCATCGCCCACGCGATCGGCAGTCATGGTGCGCCTGTCCCACGGCCACATCCGCATCGGCAGTTTCCAGCGGCTGATGGCCCTTGGCGAACACGACGATCTCGCGCGCCTCGTCGATTACTGCCTCGCCATCTATCCCGGACCCGTGCCGCCTGCCGACGCGCCGGGCCGCGACGAGCCTGCCGTCGTCCTGCTGCACCAGGCGGTCGAGCGCCTCGCCGATCTTGCCGCAAGCTACATGGTCGCAGGCTTCGTCCACGGCGTGTTGAACACCGACAACCTCAACATCACGGGTGAAAGTTTCGATTACGGGCCGTGGCGTTTCCTGCCGCAGTGGGACCCGCAGTTCACCGCCGCCTATTTCGATCACCAGGGTCTCTACGCCTTCGGTCGCCAGCCGGAAGCGATTCGCTGGAACCTGGGCCAGCTCGCCATCGCGCTGCGCCCGCTGGTGCCGGAGGATGCAGGAGCCGAATCGCTGATCGCCGCGCTCGACCGCTTCGGTCCGCTCTACGCCGGCGCCATGACGCGGCGGTTCTGCTGGCGGCTGGGGGTGCAAAGCCGGGGCATGGATGCCGACGTGCATCTTGTCGAAACGGCGGAGAAAACCATGCGGGAGGGCGGCCTGTCGCCCGACGCTTTCTTCTACCGCCATCGGGGTGGCCGCGCTGCCCACGGGGCCTTGCAGGACGCGCTGACCGATTTCACCCCGCTCGATGCTGCCCACCCCTACTGGGCCGAAAATGCGCCCCAGTCCATGCTGGTGGACGAGGTCGAGACCATCTGGGACGCCATCGCCACGCGCGACGATTGGGAACCGCTCGCCGCCAAGATCGCTGCCGTCAGGCGGATGGGGGAAGCGCTCGGTGTTCCGCCGCATCCACAAGGTCATAACCATGACTCTTAACGGTGGCTTTGCGCCGCCGCGCGACTGGCGTAGAGGCGCAGGGGCATGACACAGACAGAGAGCGATTAACCCTTGCCGGCAGCCCAGCAACTGATCTCCCATGAACCTGCGACAGGCGCGGAACTGTGGCGCGGCGCCCACGGCAACGTGGACGAGGTCGTGGCCCGCGCCCGCCTCGCCTGGCCCGGCTGGGCCGCGCAGTCGCTCGCCAACCGCATCGAGCTCGTCCGCCGCTTCGCCAACGAAGTGCGCAAGGACCAGGAAGCCTTCGCCGAACTGATCGCGCG
This is a stretch of genomic DNA from Aurantiacibacter arachoides. It encodes these proteins:
- a CDS encoding protein adenylyltransferase SelO family protein, translating into MRSEPQPAEYRADPKIREVAGFLADRVEAARFPRTELRFRNRRWDKAVGLGDLTDAQWLAHFGRFEPLPGNLEQPLALRYHGHQFRVYNPDLGDGRGFLFAQLRDVDDRLLDLGTKGSGTTPWSRTADGRLTLKGGVREILATEMLEALGVNTSRTFSIVETGEDLVRGDEPSPTRSAVMVRLSHGHIRIGSFQRLMALGEHDDLARLVDYCLAIYPGPVPPADAPGRDEPAVVLLHQAVERLADLAASYMVAGFVHGVLNTDNLNITGESFDYGPWRFLPQWDPQFTAAYFDHQGLYAFGRQPEAIRWNLGQLAIALRPLVPEDAGAESLIAALDRFGPLYAGAMTRRFCWRLGVQSRGMDADVHLVETAEKTMREGGLSPDAFFYRHRGGRAAHGALQDALTDFTPLDAAHPYWAENAPQSMLVDEVETIWDAIATRDDWEPLAAKIAAVRRMGEALGVPPHPQGHNHDS